A genomic window from Synechococcus sp. CBW1107 includes:
- a CDS encoding M48 family metallopeptidase, protein MSPDHVRAYAIGKLGWIRKQQARLSGQQRESPRLVVERESHALWGRRLLLHIEEVNTAPRVEVHPRNLIMFLRPGSTLEKRQRILAAWYRNELRKEATGLIDHWQQRLGVQMNKLFVQAMSRQWGSCNPSTRNIRLNTQLAQKPRSCLDYIVLHELAHLSVPTHGEEFVALLDSLQPDWEERRRLLNDLPLLDG, encoded by the coding sequence ATGAGCCCCGATCATGTGCGCGCCTACGCGATCGGCAAACTGGGATGGATCCGGAAACAGCAAGCTCGACTTTCAGGTCAGCAACGCGAGAGTCCCAGGCTGGTGGTGGAGCGTGAGTCCCATGCCCTGTGGGGTCGCAGGCTGCTGCTGCATATCGAGGAGGTGAATACCGCACCCAGGGTTGAGGTTCACCCCCGAAATTTGATCATGTTCCTCCGGCCTGGATCCACCCTTGAGAAACGTCAGCGCATCCTTGCAGCCTGGTACCGCAACGAGCTGCGCAAGGAGGCAACAGGCCTGATTGATCACTGGCAGCAGCGGCTGGGTGTACAGATGAACAAGCTCTTCGTTCAAGCAATGAGCCGCCAGTGGGGCAGCTGTAATCCATCCACAAGGAACATCCGCCTGAATACCCAGCTGGCCCAGAAGCCCCGGTCATGCCTCGACTACATCGTTCTGCATGAGCTGGCCCACCTGAGTGTTCCCACCCACGGAGAGGAATTCGTTGCATTGCTCGATTCCTTGCAGCCGGACTGGGAAGAGCGGCGGCGACTGCTTAACGATCTCCCTCTCCTTGATGGTTGA
- a CDS encoding sigma-70 family RNA polymerase sigma factor, producing the protein MASLSSSPSGHKQQSPALSRSDLRARNALVLEHLPLADAIASATARRLFPLVEREDLIQVAREALVRSAPCCRAGEPAWPYLRRCIAGALQHHLRDRVRLVRISRREHEKGTCPLGHSSLDATADGEQCLLEQLAAPAAEPSLDPSLAGHALEQLVEQLPAAQATALRLTILEGLSLRAAAAQLQISPMAVQRAQKKALAALRQQLVGAG; encoded by the coding sequence ATGGCTTCCCTCTCTTCTTCCCCCTCTGGGCACAAGCAGCAGTCCCCAGCTCTCAGCCGTTCTGACCTGCGTGCCCGTAATGCCCTGGTGCTGGAGCACCTGCCCCTGGCCGATGCCATTGCCTCCGCCACCGCCCGGCGCCTGTTCCCGCTGGTGGAGCGGGAGGATCTGATCCAGGTGGCCCGCGAGGCCTTGGTGCGCTCCGCTCCCTGCTGCAGAGCAGGCGAGCCTGCTTGGCCCTATCTACGCCGCTGCATCGCCGGGGCCCTGCAGCACCACCTGCGCGATCGCGTCCGCCTGGTGCGCATCTCCCGCCGGGAGCACGAGAAGGGCACCTGCCCGCTGGGGCACAGCAGCCTCGATGCCACAGCCGATGGCGAGCAATGCCTGCTGGAGCAGCTGGCGGCTCCCGCCGCTGAGCCGTCGCTGGATCCTTCCCTCGCTGGGCACGCCTTGGAGCAGCTGGTGGAGCAGCTGCCGGCGGCGCAGGCCACGGCCCTGAGGCTCACCATCCTCGAGGGGCTCTCCCTGCGAGCCGCCGCGGCGCAGCTGCAGATCAGCCCGATGGCCGTTCAGCGGGCTCAAAAGAAGGCCCTCGCTGCTCTCCGCCAGCAGCTGGTGGGGGCGGGCTGA